A genomic region of Homalodisca vitripennis isolate AUS2020 chromosome 5, UT_GWSS_2.1, whole genome shotgun sequence contains the following coding sequences:
- the LOC124362216 gene encoding enhancer of split mbeta protein-like, producing the protein MNIRQEPIRSYIVHSNDFDDQPISRTYQYRKVMKPMLERKRRARINRCLDSLKELMVTALQAEGENVSKLEKADILELTVQHLHKLRRQHALGLTPEVAYADRFRAGFTHCAAEVSQYLASTMQTAPGAEPSIDPSSGVKLLQHLSSCIRRIDDNSNPEISNPYTTPPCSPQPPTPTPTPTLLKSDDPSSVWRPW; encoded by the exons ATGAATATCAGGCAGGAGCCGATAAGGAGCTACATCGTCCACTCCAATGACTTCGACGATCAGCCTATCTCAAGGACCTACCAGTATAGAAAG GTGATGAAACCTATGCTGGAGCGCAAGCGGCGAGCACGTATCAACAGATGCCTGGACTCTCTCAAGGAGCTGATGGTAACCGCTCTCCAGGCCGAGGGCGAGAACGTCAGCAAGCTGGAAAAGGCCGACATCCTGGAGTTGACGGTCCAGCACCTCCACAAGCTGCGGCGTCAGCATGCCCTGGGGCTGACTCCCGAAGTGGCCTATGCTGACCGCTTCCGCGCCGGGTTCACCCACTGTGCCGCCGAGGTCTCCCAGTACCTCGCTTCCACCATGCAGACCGCCCCTGGGGCAGAGCCCTCCATCGACCCCTCCTCTGGAGTCAAGCTGCTGCAGCACCTCAGCTCCTGCATCCGCCGGATCGACGACAACTCCAACCCCGAGATCAGCAACCCCTACACTACTCCTCCCTGCTCTCCCCAACCACCAACTCCCACCCCCACCCCCACACTCCTCAAAAGTGACGATCCCTCTTCCGTCTGGAGGCCGTGGTGA